One Campylobacter concisus DNA segment encodes these proteins:
- the hemA gene encoding glutamyl-tRNA reductase: MHYLDISFTYKNTDISVREKLAFDSDDKKEQILKLINSNKNIKESMVLNTCNRVEIIASVEDVKAATAHIIRCMSIFSGVFEDELYERADIYENSGAAHHLFAVASSLDSLVVGETQIVGQLKNAFKFAYDNNSCGEDISKIIHYACKCAAKVRNETQISKNPISVSSVAVAKAKEIFGTLEGKTAIVVGAGEMGELAAKHLISSGAEVIIINRSSERVEQLVDSLGDNASWDSILKLKEYVNNYDLIFSSTAAPHAIITGDIIEPREFHRYFFDIAVPRDIDLLNTELISVYTVDSLEEIVRKNLALREEQAQKAYSIVGQDTSEFLKTLKEDMSVPLIKSIRKQAEICAKNELEKAIKKGYLKHSDYDEAQKLIHQVFKAFLHQPTMKLKGLADEERASELSNGVKFLFDIKDEQNFQAGDIDEI; this comes from the coding sequence ATGCACTATTTAGATATAAGTTTTACATATAAAAACACTGATATTTCGGTCAGAGAGAAGCTTGCATTTGATAGTGACGATAAAAAAGAGCAAATTTTAAAACTGATAAACTCAAACAAAAACATAAAAGAGAGCATGGTGCTAAACACCTGCAACCGCGTCGAGATCATAGCAAGTGTAGAGGATGTAAAGGCCGCTACTGCTCATATCATCAGGTGTATGTCGATATTTTCAGGCGTTTTTGAAGATGAGCTTTATGAGAGAGCTGACATCTATGAAAACAGCGGTGCTGCACACCACCTCTTTGCTGTGGCAAGCTCGCTTGATAGCCTAGTAGTTGGCGAAACGCAGATCGTTGGCCAGCTAAAAAATGCCTTTAAATTTGCCTATGACAACAACTCATGCGGCGAAGATATCAGCAAGATCATCCACTACGCATGTAAGTGCGCTGCCAAGGTTAGAAACGAAACTCAAATTTCTAAAAACCCGATCTCAGTTTCAAGCGTCGCCGTGGCAAAAGCAAAAGAAATTTTTGGCACGCTTGAAGGTAAAACAGCTATCGTCGTGGGCGCTGGCGAGATGGGCGAGCTAGCAGCAAAGCACCTCATATCAAGCGGCGCAGAAGTGATCATCATAAACAGAAGCTCTGAGCGCGTCGAGCAGCTAGTTGATAGCCTGGGCGATAACGCGAGCTGGGATAGTATCTTGAAATTAAAAGAGTATGTAAATAATTACGATCTCATCTTTTCAAGCACTGCAGCTCCGCACGCCATCATCACAGGCGATATCATCGAGCCAAGAGAATTTCACAGATACTTTTTTGATATCGCCGTGCCAAGAGATATCGATCTTTTAAACACAGAGCTTATAAGCGTCTATACGGTTGATAGCTTAGAGGAGATCGTGCGTAAAAATTTAGCCCTAAGAGAGGAGCAGGCGCAAAAGGCCTACTCAATCGTCGGTCAAGACACAAGCGAGTTTTTAAAGACTTTAAAAGAAGATATGAGCGTGCCTCTTATAAAATCAATCCGCAAGCAGGCTGAAATTTGCGCGAAAAACGAGCTAGAAAAGGCGATAAAAAAGGGCTATTTAAAACATAGCGATTACGATGAGGCGCAAAAGCTCATCCATCAGGTCTTTAAAGCCTTTTTACACCAGCCAACGATGAAGCTAAAAGGGCTTGCAGACGAGGAGAGGGCTAGTGAGCTTTCAAACGGAGTTAAATTTTTATTTGACATAAAAGATGAACAAAATTTTCAAGCAGGAGATATAGATGAAATTTAG
- a CDS encoding polyprenyl synthetase family protein — MDKIDEIMSKFISELGYKEAFEMFLKISSGKKLRSKLLLKIAGESEISLKLCAIIELIHLASLLHDDVIDEANIRRGKPSINALFGSKNSVMLGDILYSKAYFELTKFDPSIAAVISDAVSKLSVGEMMDVKMAENFNENEQEYLKMIYYKTAVLIEATAICGAKIAGKDSEKFGLYGKNLGLAFQIVDDILDITQDEKTLGKPALNDFVEGKTTLPYIYLYKSLDEAGKTKLRSLWAKKLNADEISWLKENFDKTSSLSKAINEAKRLGNEAIEAIKEYKNAELEGIIKSMIDREF; from the coding sequence ATGGATAAAATCGATGAAATAATGAGCAAATTTATAAGCGAGCTTGGCTATAAAGAGGCGTTTGAGATGTTTTTAAAGATAAGCTCAGGCAAAAAGCTTCGCTCAAAACTTCTTTTAAAGATCGCAGGCGAGAGTGAAATTTCTCTTAAGCTTTGCGCTATCATCGAGCTCATCCACCTTGCAAGCTTATTGCACGACGACGTCATAGACGAGGCAAATATAAGACGCGGCAAACCAAGCATAAACGCACTTTTTGGTAGTAAAAACTCAGTCATGCTAGGCGACATCCTCTATTCAAAGGCTTATTTTGAGCTTACAAAATTTGACCCAAGCATCGCAGCTGTCATCTCAGATGCGGTCAGCAAACTAAGCGTCGGCGAGATGATGGATGTGAAAATGGCTGAAAATTTTAATGAAAACGAGCAAGAATACTTAAAAATGATCTATTATAAAACAGCTGTTTTGATAGAAGCTACGGCTATTTGTGGGGCAAAGATAGCTGGCAAAGATAGTGAGAAATTTGGCCTTTATGGCAAAAATTTAGGTCTTGCATTTCAGATTGTTGATGATATATTAGACATCACTCAAGATGAAAAAACGCTTGGCAAACCAGCGCTTAACGACTTTGTCGAGGGCAAAACGACACTCCCTTACATTTATCTTTATAAGAGCCTGGACGAGGCTGGTAAAACAAAGCTTAGATCGCTTTGGGCAAAGAAGCTAAACGCAGACGAAATTTCGTGGTTAAAAGAAAATTTTGATAAAACTAGCTCGCTTAGTAAAGCTATAAATGAAGCCAAAAGGCTTGGAAATGAAGCGATAGAAGCGATAAAAGAGTATAAAAACGCTGAGCTTGAAGGGATCATAAAAAGCATGATAGATAGGGAATTTTGA
- a CDS encoding DUF2018 family protein, with translation MIDIFEGSARDKFYDILFNANAVLVKNEIDKIFEKFVAMSELCEKHGVSEDEIRNFILSEQDKIYNGVNDLYIELSGEILSQNE, from the coding sequence ATGATAGATATATTTGAGGGCAGTGCGAGGGATAAATTTTATGACATTTTGTTTAACGCAAATGCCGTTTTGGTTAAAAACGAGATAGATAAAATTTTTGAGAAATTTGTAGCTATGAGCGAGCTTTGCGAGAAGCATGGCGTTAGCGAAGATGAGATCAGAAATTTTATACTCTCAGAGCAAGATAAAATTTATAACGGAGTAAATGATCTATATATTGAGCTTAGCGGAGAAATTTTAAGCCAAAATGAGTAG
- a CDS encoding HAD family hydrolase: protein MKVVIFDMDGTVIDSGEAIYKTVNEVRDELNLPPLDKEFIIKAINEPGRNLALEFYGIDTPSRSLKEGFEEKFKKFYDECATTYDGVKELLQKCKEAKFKVVLASNAPHDTLEKILKKNEIYELFDEVIGASKEIPQKPDPTMLHLAVSKTKANKAIFIGDSLKDELAAKNANMPYVQVCWGFGEESKTATYNAKNVGEAWEIILNF from the coding sequence TTGAAAGTAGTTATTTTTGATATGGACGGCACGGTGATCGATAGCGGCGAGGCGATATATAAAACGGTAAATGAAGTGAGAGATGAGCTAAATTTGCCGCCACTTGATAAGGAATTTATCATAAAAGCGATCAACGAGCCAGGTAGAAATTTAGCCCTTGAGTTTTACGGCATCGACACGCCAAGCAGGAGCTTAAAAGAGGGCTTTGAAGAGAAATTTAAGAAATTTTATGATGAGTGTGCGACTACCTATGATGGCGTAAAAGAGCTTTTGCAAAAGTGCAAAGAGGCTAAATTTAAGGTTGTTTTGGCAAGCAATGCACCGCATGATACGCTAGAGAAAATTTTAAAGAAAAATGAAATTTATGAGCTATTTGACGAGGTCATCGGCGCTAGCAAGGAGATACCGCAAAAGCCAGATCCTACGATGCTTCACCTAGCTGTTAGTAAAACTAAAGCTAACAAGGCGATCTTTATAGGAGATAGCCTAAAAGACGAGCTTGCGGCCAAAAACGCAAATATGCCTTATGTGCAAGTTTGCTGGGGATTTGGCGAGGAGAGCAAGACAGCGACCTATAATGCTAAAAACGTTGGCGAGGCGTGGGAGATAATATTAAATTTTTAA
- a CDS encoding O-acetylhomoserine aminocarboxypropyltransferase/cysteine synthase family protein: MRQETAAIHVGYDTHEGFGTMAVPIFQSTAYDFGSAETAAARFDLKDNGHIYTRLGNPTTDIFEKRVAALEGGAAAIATASGQAALFYSIINLAQAGDNIIIAKKIYGGTTVLFTHTLKRFGIEARVFDSDTADDLEGLIDDKTRAIFFETLSNPKISIPNIEKIVEIANKYGIISITDNTVPTPIIFQPLRHGVDVCVHSASKYMSGQGLSLAGVVVSANHLNEKLKGNKRYEHFNVPDASYHDIVYANMTDNFDIYTLRMRLAIVRDIGAVISPFNSWQLIQGLETLAVRVERHSQNALKVAKFLNSHKHIKSVAYPGLADNVDHAKAQKYFKDGMANGLFCFETDSFERAKKMLERVKLFKIVVNIGDTKSLITHPASTTHQQLSSEELIKAGITKELIRVSIGLENAEDLIADLAQALE, translated from the coding sequence ATGAGGCAAGAAACCGCTGCGATCCACGTAGGCTACGACACACATGAGGGCTTTGGCACGATGGCTGTGCCTATTTTTCAAAGCACGGCTTACGACTTTGGAAGTGCCGAGACAGCCGCTGCTAGGTTTGATCTAAAAGATAACGGCCACATCTACACAAGACTTGGCAATCCAACGACAGATATCTTTGAAAAAAGGGTCGCCGCACTTGAGGGCGGAGCCGCTGCAATAGCGACTGCAAGCGGTCAGGCAGCTTTGTTTTATAGCATCATAAATTTAGCCCAGGCAGGCGATAACATCATCATCGCAAAGAAAATTTACGGCGGCACGACGGTGCTTTTTACGCACACGCTAAAGAGATTTGGCATAGAGGCTAGAGTCTTTGACAGCGATACGGCCGATGATCTGGAGGGTTTAATAGATGATAAAACGAGGGCTATATTTTTTGAAACGCTCTCAAACCCGAAAATTTCTATCCCAAATATCGAGAAAATCGTAGAGATCGCAAACAAATATGGCATCATTAGCATCACGGATAACACCGTACCAACACCTATCATCTTTCAGCCACTTCGCCACGGCGTCGATGTTTGCGTGCATAGCGCTAGCAAATATATGAGCGGTCAGGGTCTTAGCCTAGCAGGTGTTGTTGTAAGTGCAAATCACCTAAATGAAAAGCTAAAAGGCAACAAGAGATATGAGCACTTTAACGTGCCAGATGCGAGCTACCACGACATCGTTTATGCCAATATGACCGACAACTTCGACATCTACACGCTAAGAATGAGACTAGCCATCGTGCGCGACATCGGCGCTGTGATCTCTCCGTTTAACTCTTGGCAGCTTATACAAGGGCTTGAAACGCTTGCTGTTAGGGTTGAGAGACACTCGCAAAACGCGCTAAAAGTGGCTAAATTTCTAAACTCTCACAAACATATAAAAAGCGTGGCTTATCCTGGGCTTGCCGACAACGTAGATCACGCAAAGGCGCAAAAATACTTTAAAGACGGCATGGCTAATGGGCTATTTTGCTTTGAGACTGATAGCTTTGAGCGTGCAAAAAAGATGCTAGAGCGCGTAAAACTCTTTAAGATCGTGGTAAATATAGGCGATACAAAGTCACTCATCACACACCCAGCCTCGACAACTCACCAGCAGCTAAGCAGCGAAGAGCTCATCAAAGCTGGCATCACAAAAGAGCTGATAAGAGTTAGCATAGGTCTTGAAAACGCCGAGGATCTGATAGCTGATCTAGCTCAAGCCTTAGAATAA
- a CDS encoding ArsS family sensor histidine kinase has product MPRSSIFITITFIFGLALVSIFLAFLWLMGFDKQNYTRELNNKYSNVARTNLLYMGGIINKAQYDRQLSNIDMPEITAKNEKEEILKNAAVLEEISSDLGSSAILLYDKHHYLKIEHLDELKLLMDKEFQPYRYEVIKAVFAVVAVILLAAYIFVIYKIKPLRKLKRQIVKFANGELDGVQNVGNGKDEISEVSEAFYEAVCQIKALNDSRHLFLRNIMHELKTPITKGLIAAQMIEKSKNQERLISVFHKLENLINELAAIEQITSKIGLTNKTPCLMRDLIDEAIDIAMIEKEHVGISELDEVRVMVDFKLFSVAIKNMIDNGIKYSTDKHVNIMVSKDHMKFITQGEKLKNDLDFYIQPFIKGEDAQKSFGLGLYIVSNILEAHGLKFGYEYKNGMNVFIFENLQDIIAV; this is encoded by the coding sequence ATGCCAAGATCTTCTATATTTATCACGATAACGTTTATCTTTGGACTTGCGCTCGTTTCGATATTTCTAGCCTTTTTGTGGCTCATGGGCTTTGATAAACAAAACTACACAAGAGAGCTAAATAACAAATACTCAAACGTCGCTAGGACAAATTTGCTCTACATGGGTGGCATAATAAACAAAGCCCAGTATGACCGTCAGCTCTCAAACATCGACATGCCAGAGATCACCGCTAAAAATGAAAAAGAAGAAATTTTAAAAAATGCAGCCGTTTTAGAAGAAATTTCAAGTGATCTAGGATCTAGTGCTATCTTGCTTTATGATAAGCATCACTACCTAAAGATCGAGCATTTAGACGAGCTAAAGCTTTTGATGGATAAAGAATTTCAGCCTTACAGATACGAGGTGATAAAGGCTGTGTTTGCCGTAGTTGCGGTCATTTTGCTGGCTGCTTATATCTTTGTCATCTATAAGATAAAACCGCTTAGAAAGCTAAAGCGTCAGATCGTTAAATTTGCAAATGGCGAGCTTGATGGCGTGCAAAATGTCGGCAACGGCAAGGATGAAATTTCTGAAGTTTCAGAGGCATTTTATGAGGCTGTTTGTCAGATCAAAGCACTAAATGACTCAAGGCATCTTTTCTTAAGAAATATCATGCACGAGCTAAAAACGCCTATCACAAAGGGGCTGATCGCCGCTCAAATGATAGAAAAAAGCAAAAATCAAGAGAGGCTAATCTCCGTCTTTCACAAGCTTGAAAATTTGATAAATGAGCTTGCAGCAATCGAGCAGATAACCTCAAAAATAGGCCTTACAAACAAGACGCCTTGCCTTATGAGAGATCTCATCGATGAGGCTATCGATATAGCGATGATCGAAAAAGAGCACGTTGGTATCAGCGAGCTTGATGAGGTTAGAGTGATGGTTGATTTTAAGCTATTTTCAGTCGCTATAAAAAATATGATAGATAATGGCATAAAGTACTCAACCGATAAGCACGTAAATATCATGGTTAGCAAGGATCATATGAAATTTATAACTCAAGGCGAGAAGCTAAAAAATGACCTTGATTTTTACATCCAGCCATTTATCAAAGGTGAGGATGCACAAAAGAGCTTTGGTCTAGGTTTATATATAGTTAGCAACATCCTTGAGGCTCATGGACTAAAATTTGGCTATGAATACAAAAATGGAATGAATGTCTTTATTTTTGAAAATTTACAAGATATAATAGCGGTGTAA
- a CDS encoding response regulator transcription factor → MTRILMIEDDMELAEILTEYLENYDIKVTTAEEPYIGLSTLNTSEFDLVILDLTLPGMDGLEVCKEIRKKHNIPIIISSARHDITDKVNALDNGADDYLPKPYDPQELLARIKSHLRRQSIAPANEARNLNKDLVLKDFEREILFKGSVLNLTAAEYDILKYLLQKEGGAVTREELIYNCESINEDSSNKSIDVIIGRIRQKLNENPKEPKYIHAIRGIGYKLVL, encoded by the coding sequence ATGACTAGAATTTTAATGATAGAGGATGATATGGAGCTTGCTGAAATTTTAACTGAATACCTAGAAAACTACGACATAAAAGTGACGACGGCCGAGGAGCCATATATCGGACTATCTACTTTAAACACGAGCGAATTTGACCTAGTGATACTTGACCTCACTCTCCCTGGCATGGATGGGCTGGAGGTTTGCAAAGAGATAAGAAAAAAGCACAACATCCCTATCATCATCTCAAGCGCAAGACACGATATAACGGACAAAGTAAATGCCCTGGATAACGGTGCGGATGATTATCTACCAAAGCCTTATGACCCACAAGAGCTTCTTGCTCGCATCAAAAGCCATCTAAGAAGGCAGAGCATCGCCCCTGCAAATGAGGCAAGAAATTTAAACAAAGACTTGGTATTAAAAGACTTTGAGCGGGAAATTTTATTTAAAGGAAGCGTGCTAAATTTAACCGCAGCGGAGTATGACATCTTAAAATATCTGCTTCAAAAAGAGGGTGGAGCGGTCACTAGAGAGGAGCTCATCTACAACTGCGAAAGCATAAATGAAGATAGCTCAAACAAAAGTATCGACGTCATCATCGGCAGAATTCGCCAAAAACTAAATGAAAATCCAAAAGAGCCAAAATACATTCACGCGATCCGCGGCATCGGCTATAAGTTGGTTCTTTGA
- a CDS encoding Do family serine endopeptidase has protein sequence MKKFMLISLAAASLLMGADIKFNEANQDVTRVSPLSDKNSVLSYYDSIAQAKLSVVNISTTKTVSNAGIEQMFNDPFLNEFFGFNFAKPKEKEKTTSLGSGVIISNDGYIVTNNHVIEDSDQIVVTLANGGKEFKAKLIGSDPKTDLAVIKIEANGLNAITFADSSKLLDTDVVFAIGNPFGVGESITQGIVSGLNKDNIGLNQYENFIQTDASINPGNSGGALVDSRGYLVGINSAILSRSGGNNGIGFAIPSNMVKDIAKKLITDGKIERGFIGVTIANLTDEQKELYTNKEGALISGVEQGMPADEAGLKRGDLVISANGKAIKNANDLKNFIGSLTPNSSVDITYERSNKVMNTKIKLVNMDHNAKDATKSVIIEGLSVSNLSDEIRFKYKISPDTQGVLVTDVKSGSKAEDFGFERGDVIVQVGEESIKDLQTFASTVKNAKGKKTLVWINRGGIMQGLVIK, from the coding sequence ATGAAAAAATTTATGCTAATTTCATTAGCAGCGGCTTCTTTGCTAATGGGAGCTGATATTAAATTTAACGAAGCAAACCAAGATGTAACTAGAGTTTCGCCGTTAAGCGATAAAAATAGCGTGCTCTCATACTACGACTCTATCGCTCAGGCAAAACTTTCAGTAGTAAATATCTCGACTACAAAAACAGTAAGCAATGCGGGTATCGAGCAGATGTTTAATGATCCGTTTTTGAATGAATTTTTTGGATTTAACTTTGCAAAACCAAAAGAGAAAGAAAAGACAACCTCTCTTGGCTCTGGTGTCATCATCTCAAATGACGGCTACATCGTTACAAACAACCACGTCATCGAAGATAGCGACCAGATCGTTGTGACATTGGCAAATGGCGGCAAAGAATTTAAAGCCAAACTAATAGGCAGCGATCCAAAGACTGATCTAGCCGTCATAAAGATAGAGGCAAATGGGTTAAATGCGATCACATTTGCCGACTCGTCAAAGCTACTTGACACGGATGTCGTCTTTGCCATAGGCAATCCATTTGGCGTGGGCGAGAGCATCACTCAAGGTATCGTCTCAGGGCTAAATAAAGACAACATCGGCCTTAATCAATATGAAAATTTCATCCAAACAGACGCTTCGATAAACCCTGGCAACTCAGGTGGCGCTTTGGTTGATAGCAGGGGCTATTTAGTCGGTATAAACTCAGCCATACTTTCAAGAAGTGGTGGTAACAACGGCATTGGCTTTGCCATACCATCAAATATGGTAAAAGATATCGCTAAAAAGCTGATAACTGACGGTAAGATCGAGCGTGGTTTTATCGGCGTTACGATTGCAAATTTAACTGATGAGCAAAAAGAGCTTTATACAAATAAAGAAGGTGCTTTAATAAGTGGCGTAGAGCAGGGCATGCCAGCAGATGAAGCAGGGCTAAAAAGAGGCGACTTGGTTATTTCAGCAAACGGCAAAGCTATCAAAAACGCAAATGATCTTAAAAATTTCATCGGCTCACTAACTCCAAATAGCAGCGTTGATATAACTTACGAGCGATCAAATAAGGTGATGAATACAAAAATCAAGCTTGTAAATATGGATCACAACGCAAAAGATGCGACAAAAAGCGTCATCATCGAAGGTCTTAGCGTTAGTAATCTAAGCGATGAGATAAGATTTAAGTATAAGATCAGCCCAGACACTCAAGGCGTGCTTGTAACTGACGTAAAATCTGGCTCAAAAGCTGAAGACTTTGGCTTTGAAAGAGGCGATGTGATCGTTCAAGTTGGCGAAGAGAGCATAAAAGATCTTCAAACATTTGCAAGCACAGTTAAAAATGCAAAAGGCAAAAAGACGCTAGTGTGGATAAACCGCGGTGGCATCATGCAAGGCCTTGTTATAAAATAA
- a CDS encoding DnaJ family protein has protein sequence MSESLYETLGVSKGASSDEIKKAYRKLARKYHPDINKDPGAEDKFKEINAAYEILSDEKKRAQYDQYGDNMFGGQNFHDFARGSADMGDLNDILKNIFSGGFGGGGAKFSGGFGGGFEGFEGFGGGGFGFGGADLDVNAKISIPFDVAVTGGEHKINFNGESIKIKIPSGIEGGEKLRIKGKGKSAGGQTGDLILAISVEPSDEYERVGDDLYKDVEIPLKTMLFGGKINVHTYKKDVTIKIAENSKTGTKIRLKGYGVQNRKSGIYGDLYLKARVKLPNISELDEGLVKELKEKLPE, from the coding sequence ATGAGCGAAAGCTTATATGAAACTTTAGGAGTTTCAAAAGGCGCATCAAGCGACGAGATAAAAAAAGCTTATAGAAAACTTGCTAGAAAGTACCACCCAGACATCAACAAAGACCCTGGAGCAGAGGATAAATTTAAAGAGATAAACGCTGCTTATGAAATTTTAAGCGACGAGAAAAAACGTGCCCAGTATGATCAATATGGCGATAATATGTTTGGCGGTCAAAATTTCCACGACTTTGCCAGAGGCTCAGCCGATATGGGCGATCTAAACGATATCTTGAAAAATATCTTCTCAGGTGGATTTGGCGGAGGCGGCGCTAAATTTAGCGGTGGCTTTGGTGGCGGTTTTGAAGGATTTGAAGGCTTTGGCGGAGGCGGATTTGGCTTTGGAGGAGCTGATCTAGATGTAAATGCCAAAATTTCTATACCATTTGACGTGGCTGTAACTGGCGGCGAACACAAGATAAATTTTAATGGCGAAAGCATCAAGATAAAGATCCCAAGCGGCATAGAAGGCGGCGAAAAACTTCGCATAAAAGGCAAAGGCAAGAGTGCTGGCGGTCAAACTGGAGATCTTATACTTGCCATTAGCGTTGAGCCAAGCGACGAGTATGAAAGAGTCGGCGACGATCTTTATAAAGATGTAGAAATTCCACTAAAAACTATGCTCTTTGGCGGCAAGATAAATGTGCATACATATAAAAAAGATGTAACCATTAAAATCGCTGAGAACTCAAAAACAGGCACAAAGATCCGTTTAAAAGGATACGGCGTGCAAAACAGAAAGAGCGGAATTTATGGCGATCTTTACTTAAAGGCCAGGGTAAAACTTCCAAATATCAGTGAGCTTGACGAGGGCTTAGTAAAAGAGTTAAAAGAAAAATTACCGGAGTAA
- a CDS encoding heat shock protein transcriptional repressor HspR, giving the protein MQNYEEPLFLISVVAKVLSIHPQTLRQYEREGLVEPSRTDGKMRLYSQKDVDRVKTILNLTRELGVNLAGVDVILQLKEKIDDLESTIDDLNKKLHEATSQTSTKRSLVKRKNSFDLVFYEGKK; this is encoded by the coding sequence ATGCAAAATTATGAAGAACCACTTTTTTTAATAAGCGTTGTAGCAAAGGTTTTAAGCATACATCCACAAACTTTAAGACAATACGAAAGAGAGGGACTAGTTGAACCCTCAAGAACAGACGGCAAGATGAGACTCTACTCGCAAAAAGACGTCGATCGCGTCAAAACGATACTAAATTTGACCCGCGAACTTGGCGTAAATTTAGCAGGTGTTGATGTGATACTTCAGCTAAAAGAGAAAATTGACGATTTAGAATCAACTATTGATGATTTAAATAAAAAATTACACGAAGCTACCAGTCAAACTAGCACCAAAAGATCGCTTGTTAAGAGAAAAAATAGCTTTGATCTTGTCTTTTATGAGGGTAAAAAATAA
- a CDS encoding cation:proton antiporter, with product MEQILEGFLLVAAISVALNVIFKKFQIPTIIGYIVTGTLISEFFNLKSNDEISHIAEFGIAFLMFTIGLEFSFKHLMSMKKEVFLNGGLQVCLSGFVMGVMLYYALHLKDETALIAGLAFALSSTAIVLKTLNDNGDVSKIYGRKALGILLFQDIAVIPILLMIDMFSSQDASINELLLKTFTSAVILIVVLFLLGKYVINWIFYKVVQTNSQEVFIATILFLVVGASTLAHFFGFSYSLGAFLAGMMMAETQYKHQIEVDLIPFRDLLLGLFFITVGMQINFVVVLSNIWLVLGLVFSIMVVKAIVVFAVLNIYLKRRVAAKTALSVCQIGEFALAVFGLMTTRNLLDVQTAQIFIAASVISMFATPFILKKLDVLADLVEREVIVESNETLKPQKLKNHIVVFGYDRLGQEVVLRLKETKLLYIVLDNDISLVELGRSRGENVFLGNVLQSNTLENACLSDAAAVIITFSNEQRVELIAQKIKDYGANIQTIIKANGEGNKDIFGELGANFHLISEERVMAKTLVHEALQYKIDHDIRA from the coding sequence ATGGAACAAATTTTAGAAGGCTTCTTGCTTGTCGCTGCGATCTCGGTTGCGTTAAATGTCATTTTTAAGAAATTTCAGATACCAACTATCATCGGCTACATCGTAACTGGCACGCTTATATCTGAGTTTTTCAACCTAAAAAGCAACGATGAAATTTCTCATATCGCGGAATTTGGTATCGCATTTTTGATGTTTACGATCGGACTTGAGTTTAGCTTTAAACACCTGATGAGCATGAAAAAAGAGGTCTTTCTAAATGGAGGTCTGCAAGTTTGCCTAAGCGGCTTTGTGATGGGCGTGATGCTCTACTACGCGCTTCATCTAAAGGACGAGACAGCACTTATCGCTGGTCTTGCCTTTGCTCTATCTTCAACTGCGATCGTGCTAAAAACGCTAAATGACAATGGCGATGTAAGTAAAATTTATGGTAGAAAGGCGCTTGGAATTTTACTATTTCAAGATATCGCCGTCATCCCTATTTTGCTTATGATAGATATGTTTAGCTCGCAAGATGCCTCGATAAATGAGCTTTTGTTAAAGACATTTACAAGTGCAGTTATCCTTATCGTTGTGCTATTTTTGCTCGGCAAATACGTCATCAACTGGATATTTTACAAAGTCGTTCAGACAAACTCTCAAGAGGTCTTTATAGCTACGATCCTCTTTTTAGTAGTTGGCGCCAGCACGCTAGCCCACTTCTTTGGCTTTTCATACTCTCTTGGTGCATTCTTAGCTGGTATGATGATGGCAGAGACGCAGTATAAGCACCAGATCGAGGTCGATCTCATACCTTTTAGAGATCTGCTTCTTGGACTATTTTTTATAACCGTTGGTATGCAGATAAATTTTGTAGTCGTGCTCTCAAATATCTGGCTAGTTCTAGGTCTAGTCTTTAGCATAATGGTCGTAAAAGCTATCGTCGTTTTTGCCGTTTTAAATATCTACTTAAAACGCAGGGTCGCTGCTAAAACCGCACTTAGCGTCTGCCAGATCGGCGAATTTGCACTGGCTGTATTTGGGCTGATGACTACTAGAAATCTTCTTGATGTCCAAACTGCGCAAATTTTCATCGCAGCCTCTGTTATATCGATGTTTGCAACACCTTTTATACTTAAAAAGCTTGACGTCTTAGCTGATCTTGTAGAGCGTGAGGTGATAGTCGAGTCAAACGAGACCTTAAAACCACAAAAACTAAAAAATCACATCGTAGTCTTTGGCTATGATAGGCTCGGTCAAGAGGTGGTTTTGAGACTAAAAGAGACAAAGCTTTTATACATCGTGCTTGATAACGACATCAGCCTAGTTGAGCTTGGCAGAAGCCGCGGGGAAAATGTATTTTTAGGAAACGTGCTTCAAAGCAACACTCTTGAAAATGCCTGCCTAAGCGACGCAGCGGCCGTTATCATAACATTTAGCAACGAGCAAAGAGTTGAGCTAATCGCTCAAAAGATAAAAGACTACGGAGCAAATATCCAGACCATCATCAAAGCAAATGGCGAGGGTAACAAAGATATTTTTGGCGAGCTAGGCGCAAATTTCCACCTAATAAGCGAAGAGCGCGTCATGGCAAAAACTCTTGTTCACGAAGCCCTTCAATACAAGATCGACCACGACATAAGAGCGTAG